The genome window CATATCGCCTGTGAAAACTCAATATCAGCTAAATTAATTTTTGGCAAAAACTCACTATAAGCATCTTCTCGAAAACCTTGGGCATAACCCGTTCTTGTTTCATGCACAATAATACTTTTTAAGCTTACACCTTGTTCACCATTCATCATTTTGGTTTTTAAAAGCAAGGTGTCAATCAGCACAAAAAACACGCGTACAAAATTTTCTGCGCTGACATTCACAGGTAAACTTACCCATCTTTGAGAGTGTTTTTTCATATCTTCTAAATAAGCTTTGTCATCATCTTGATATAAAGTAATAGCATGATCAAAACTATCGATAATTTGCTTAATTTCATCTTTTAGCAAACCAAAATCATACACCATTCCAGCATTATCAAGATATTGGCTTTCAAGTAAAATTTCTACCTTATAAGAATGTCCATGTATACTCGTTTTACATCGTTTGGAGCTACAAAATCTAACAATATGAGCATTTTCAAATTCAAACATTTTTCTAATAATCATACGCCTTCTTTATCTCCCCAAATTCTAATATGCATTCTATCAGAGTAATTATATCCATTTTTTATACAAAATTCAGCAACACTTAAGGCATTTTTAGAAATTTCTAATCCATTTGCACCCATAGGCATGCAAAAAACTTCATTTTTGCAAATTTGTAAGATTTCTTTGATTTCTTCTAGGGCTTTATTCTCCTCTAAAAAATCCCTATCTAAAACAAATTTATAAAAGCTATCTCTAGGATATTTTTTAAAAGCCTTTAAAGCTTTTTCATTAATTCTTTTTTCCTTTTTTACTCCGCTATTGCTTAACTTTACCCCTAAAGCAAAATAACACTTTTTATACAGTGGGTATTTTTCAAAATCAATTTCAATACTTGCATTGGTTTCAAAATGTACTTTAAAATCGTTTTCTAAAAGCAAATTAACAAAACACAAAAATTCTGGTTTTTGATAATTCAACAAAGGTTCTCCACCTGTAATGACAACTATAGCTTGGTGTGAATTTGCGAGTTTTACAACCTCATCAAAAAGTTCTTTTGCTTTATATGATTGATAACAAGCTTTAAATTCTTGAGTAAAAACCGCTCTAATGGTATCACACCCTAAAAGTATTTTAGAGTTTTGTTCTTTTTTCACCCCAAAGCCAATACAATTAAAATTGCACCCGGCAAATCTAACAAAAACAGCCAAATTTCCGCTATATTTTCCCTCACCTTGCAAGCTTAAAAAAGTTTCGACAACTTTCATTATCCACCTGTTTGATAAAAAGCTCTTGTTGAACTTTGATTGTTTTCATTTTCAGCCCATCTGTTTTTTTCTGATTTGTTTTTTATCACCGTTTTTAAAACCTCACATGCTCCTGCTATGTCTTTATTGCGTATAGCTTTTTTAATGCTTAAAGCCTCATCATAGTACAAACAAGGTATCAAAAGACCTTCAGCAGAAAGTCTTATGCGATTGCAACTATCACAAAAATCATGGCTATGTGGATCAATAATACCAAATCGATACCCATCTTCAAGCTCATAAATAGTCGCAGGCGCGTTAGGGGTTTTTTGTCCTTCTTTAAAAGAATATTTTTGAGCAATAATATTTAAAATATCTGCAGATTTTAATCCTTTTAAATCTCCATAAGCATGATAGTTTTCCATAAATTCTATAAAACGAATTTGGCTTTTGCGTGCTTTGGCAAATTCCAAAAGATCAATAAATTCACCATCGTTAATCCCTTTAAGCGCCACGGTATTAAATTTAACATTAAAGCCCAAATTTAAAGCCTCATCGATCCCATTTAACACATCTTTGAGTATGTTTTTTTGAGCTAACTTAAAAGCTACCTCTTCTTTTAAAGTATCTAATGAAATATTGATTCTTTTCAAACCTGCTTGTCTTAAATCTTTTGCTTGCTGTTTTAACAAAGAAGCATTGGTGGTAAGTGCTAAGTCTAAATCATGCTTATACTCACTAATCATTGCGATAAATTTATGCAAATCTTTTCTTACTAAAGGCTCTCCACCTGTAATTCGAATTTTTTTAACCCCCTCATCAATACAAACTTTAACAAACATGAAAAGTTCTTCAAAAGATAAAAGGTTTTCCTTAGCACTCCATTCAAATGGAGTTTTTGGCATACAGTAAAGACAGCGAAAATTACACCTTTGCGTTACTGAAATTCTTAAATAATCAATCACTCTTCCATAACTATCTACTAACATCAAAGGCCTTTATATTAATTTATTAAATTTTAAAATCAACTCTACTCTTCCCATACCTATACGCAAATCCTTTGCGATTTGTTCTATAGATTTTTTTTGATTAAAAAGTTCGATAACCTTTTGCTCTTCATTGTCATAACTTGGACTTAATTTAGTAAAGCTTTGAGTTTTTTGTTCTAAATTCAGCAAGCGATTTTTTTGCTCACTTTGAAATTCTTCTATCACTTCTTCTACTTCTTTTAAAGCACTTAAAATAGGAATAACATTTTGATTGATTTTTTGCTCTAAAACCTGCAAAAGTTCCTCTTTTAACTCTTCTTTAATCATTTCTGTGTCAATTTCTTCTTTTTCTTGTTCTTGCTCATCTACACTTTCTTTTTTTAAGTAATGATATTGTTTATTTAAATCTTCAATCATCTTGCCAAGTTCGTTAATCTTAGCGATATTTTCTTTTTCTTTAATCATCATATAAGCAAACATAGCAAAAATCAATAAAGCCACTATTAGCCATAACAATAAATCACTATCCATTTTCTTGCTCCTTTAAAATCTTAATCATCGCTCTTTGCATATTTGCAACAAAATTATCATACGCTAGTTCATCTTCAGCTTTTATTTGGGTAATTTTTGCTTCATTTTCACTTAATGCTTTAAAAAAAACGCTTACTTTTTGACCATTTAATTCAAACCTAGCATAGTATTCCTCATCTTGCACTAAACATTTGTCCTTAAACTGAAAATGTGCAAAATTTACCCCAACAACAAAGGCTTTATATTTTAAATCTGTAAATAATTTTGTTTTGTTAATATCGTTTTTGATCCAATACAATTCTTGCTTGATATCCATAAGCAAATCAAAAATAATCTGCTCGCCTTCACTAAATTCAACCCTTGCAGCAAGTTTTTTCCATTTACTTAAATTGACATAATTATTACTAGAAAGATACTCTTGCAAAAACTCATCATATCTTGTTTTACATTCTTCAAACTCCAACTCCAAAGAGCTTTTAAAAAAATTTATCTCCATAAAAGATCAACCCAAATAAAAATAAAAAATACTATACTCAAATAACCATTTAAAGTAAAAAACGCCTTATCGATTTTTGCGAAATTCTTTCTTACAATACGGTGTTCAAAAAATAAAATCACTGCGCTAATTATCACTCCCAAAAATGCAATATTACCTGTTGGAGCTACCCAAACAAACAACAACCAAAAAAGCACAGCTAGCACATGGCAAAATGCTGAAATAAACAAAGTCGCTTCTAGTCCAAATTTGGCAGGTATAGAATGTAGTCCTGTTTTTTTATCATACTCCATATCTTGCAAAGCATACAGCAAGTCAAATCCGGCCGTCCAAAAAGTAACACCCAAACACAAGATCACACTATAGATTTCGATTTTTCCTAAAACAACTATACTACCAGCAATAGGTGCAAGACCCAAACAAAAACCAAGTATCAAATGTGCCAAAGATGAAAATCGTTTAAAAGCTGAGTAAATAGCTAAGATAAAAAGCACCGGTAAAGATAATGCAAAAGCAAGTTTATTGATAAAATAACTCGCCAAAACAAACACAATAGCATTTAAGATAATAAACAACAAAATACTCGTTTTGCCAATACGCCCATCAATATTAGGCCTATTTGCACATCTTGGATTATTTCTATCAATATCCTCATCCATTAAACGGTTAATCGCCATTGCAAAATTTCTTGCACTTACTGCACAAATAACACCCAAAAATAAAGCTTGCAAACCAAACCATGTGCTATTTTTTGCAATAACAGAGGCCACAATCATCGATGTAAATAAAAATGGCAAAGCAAAAATCGAATGTTTAAAGACTATTAAATCCAATATATCTTTTAATTTTTCTTTTAATAAAGGCATTTTTTCTCTTTATAATATATTTTTGTTATGATTTTACTAAAATAATTTTAAATTTAGGATATTTTTACAATGTTTTTTGAATTTGCTCTCATTGGGACTACCGCAAGTGGCAAAACCGAACTTGCAAATAAACTAGCATATGAATTTAATGCGTGTGTTTTAAGCCTTGATAGTCTTTGTGTATACAAACAAATCAACATTGCTTCGGCAAAAACCGACCAAAAAACCTTAAACGAGCTTGATTATTTCGGTATTAATTTGCTTGATGTGGATATGCATTTTAATATTGCCTTGTTTTATAAAGAGTACGAAAAAGCAAAAAAATTTGCACAAGATAACCAACGAATTCTTATCATAACAGGTGGGACTAGTTTTTATTTAAAAGCTTTAATGGATGGCTTGAGTGAAAATTTCAAAGAAAGCCAAAGCACTCTAAGCAATCAAGCAATTTATGAACTAATGGTGCAAATTGATCCAAATGCAAAAATAGAAAAAAACGACACCTATCGCTTAAAAAAATGGCTAGGAATTTATGAACAAACCCAAAAAATTCCTAGTGAAGTTTTAAAAGAAACACGCAAAAAGGCTCCGATTGATAAGATTGATATTTTTGAAATCAGCTGGCACAAAGATCTTTTAGAAAAACGTATTGCCAAGCGTACGCAAAATATGCTTGATGAGGGTTTGATTGATGAGGCAAAAATGCTTTTTGATCATTATGATCATGACTTAAAACCACTCAATTCCATAGGTTTAAAAGAATGTAAAGATTTTCTAGATCAAAAAATCACCCAAAAAGAGCTACTAGAACTTATCATCATCCATACAAGACAACTTGCCAAAAGACAAAGAACCTTCAATAAAAAATTTACAAAAGAAATTTTGGATTATGAAAAAGCTTATATTGGTTTAAAAAATTATATTTTAGCAAAGACTCATGGCTGAGTGTTCAAAACACCCATTTTGTCTTTGCATAAATTTTGCCAATTACTTGTTGCATTAATGTCTAAACATTTTTGCAAACTTTGTCTTTGTTGATTTGTTTGATTTAAATCTTCATATACATTACTTTGCATATAAAACGCACGTGCACGCTCATCATCTTTTAAAGGATTTGCCAACAAATCTTTAAACAAAGTCAATGCTTTTTGTGCTTGATTGCTTTGTCTTAATGCTTTGATATAAATAAATTCCAAATCTGGGCTAAAAAGATTTACCCCTATTAAATTTTGATAATCAATTGCCTTTGGAGCATATGTTAAAATGCTTGTGATGAAATTATTTCTCTCACAATAACGCAAAAACTCATAATACAACTCTACCATACGATAATTCATCGGAAATTGCTCTAGTTTTTGCAAAGTTCTTATCATAGCATTATAATCTTGCAATTTAAGCTCAGCAAAAAACTTAATATAATTTGCTTCAAATTTTTCATTATCGCTGATAATGGTTCTTGTGTTTAAAATATCATTAATCATCTTTATAGCATTTTGGTAGTTCTTGTCCTTTAAAGCCAAATCTGCACTTTGAAGTTTATAAAAAATGATATCATCATTTTCATTTTCAATGATATATTTTTTTGCTTCTTCCATACGCGTTGTGCGCTTAAAGCACTCAAGCATTCGTTTTTTATTTTGAATTTTACTTCCTACATTATAAGCTTTAAAATCTTCATAAATTTTGACCGCATCTAAACACTCATCATTTTTTAATTTTTGATCTAAAACCAAAATCGCAGCCTGCTCTAATAATTTTTTAATTTCTTTGTTAGAATATTTTTCTATATCTTTTTGATATGCCACTACTTTTTCATAATTTTTTTCTTGAAAATACAATTCAACATTATCAAATAAAGCTTTACTAGCAATTTCACCGGCATACTTTTGCATAATCTCTTCATATCTTTGATGTAAAAAGCTTGCATTGGTATCTTTTAGATATAAGAAATTTTTATCTTGTGCTTCTTTAATTAAACTTAAAAATTCTCCTAAAGGAAATTCCTCTGCATATAAGTCAAGATATTTTTGTGCTTTTGTGTGTTCATTTGCATTAAGCAAAGACAAAGCAAGATCCTTAAGCACTCTTTCATATTCATTTTCAACCTTGCTTAAATGTGTGAAAATATACTCATAAATTTTAGAACTAATATCATACGCTCTATTATTGCTAAATGCCCTTGCTACTAGCAAAGAATTACCCAAATCACTCATAAAAAATTCAGGATTAGAGTCTAAAATTTTACTAACAAGCTCCTTAGCCTCTTTGACATTTTGCGTTTCTAGATAATTTCTTGCCAAAAACAATGCAGCTCTACTTGCCAAATCAGCATCTGGTGTAGAGTAATACACATCTTGATAAATATTATTTGCAGTATTTTTTTTACCCAAATGATACAGGTAGTCTGCATAATCAAGTAAAGCCATAATGGTGTATTTATCACCTTTATGCTCTGTATTTAAAGTATCGATGATGTATTCGACATTTGATCTTTGCGATAAGCCCATATAAATTCTCATCATAATATACATAACTTCCGTATAATCTTTGTCGTTAATATAAGTCCTTAGCCATTTTTTTGCATCTTCTAGCATTTGCTCTAAGACCTGCTGATCTTTATCAAGCTCGTATGTAAAAAGTTTATTTTGCACTCTTAACTTGTACAACTCAAACTCATTCATAAATACACTACCTTGATAACGCTTGATAGCATTGGTTGCATCTCTTAAAACTTGATCATATTTTTTTGCTTCATATTCTTGCTTGATGTTAAAATAAGTATTAAAATCAGCACTTTTTGAAGTTTCCATAGGGTTAGAATTTAAATCTAAAGCACCAATATAAGGCATAAGTGCGTTGTCAAAGTATATGTCAAAATTAAGTCCATCACTAGGTTTGAAATAACGCAAATCCTTAGTAAAAATAAATACAAAATGTTTGGATTGATCACCATTTTGGCTTTCAATTTCTTTAGCATTAAAGATATCTTGAGAATAGCTAAACATTTTAGATAGTATTTTAGGATAAATTTTGATTGTTAAAAAAGTTTGGTGCTTTTCAAAAAAAATCGAAAAGTCATCAAATTCCTTGTTTTGAAACTGCATGCTGCTTACGCCTAAAACATTGCATTCAAAGTGAATTTTTTCAAATTCAAAAACACTTTTACATGTAAATTCTTTATTATCTTTTAAATGTAAAAGCGTAAAGGGTCGGTTATGCTCCTCCCCTTGATTAACAATAATTTCAAATGAAAACACATAGCTTATACTGAGTAAAAATAAAAATAAAAACCTTATCATAAGCGTGATTATAGCAATATTATTTTACAAAAGCAAAAACACACATGAAAGACTTCCTACAAGACATAGACTTAAAATCACTTTTTGTTTTACATCTAAATTTCCTGCTTCTATTTCTTGTCCTTTTTTAAAGAAAATATAAATTAAAATCTTCAAATACGCATAAAGCATAATCATAGAACTTAAAGCTATGGCAAACACAAGCACATAATATCCTGAATTTAAGATAGAAGCTAAAATTAAAATTTTACCCCAAAAGATACCAAAAGGTGGTATGCCCGCTATACATAAAATAAAAATAGCTAAAACGACTGATAAAACAGGTCTTTGATCAAATAAACCCGAAAAACTCTCAAACGAACTTTTTTGAAATAAACTTAAAATCAAGAAAATTCCATAATTTGCAAATGCAAAAGAAATCCAATACACAAACAAAGCAAAAATTGAAAGCAAGTAAGAAGTGCCATCTCCTTGAGAACTCACACTCATACTCGAAACAATAACAGCTAATATAAAAGAAGAATGTGTAATCGAACTATATGCGAGCATTTTCTTTGCATCTTTTTGAATTAAAGCTACGATACTAACTGCCAACATAGAAAAAATAGCTAATAATGCCACTATATATTCAAATTTCACTCCACCTCCTAAGGCAGAAAAAATTCTCAAAACCACTATGATCATGGCAATTTTTGGCACAATAGAAATAAAAGCTATAAAATTAGTATGCACTCCACAATATACATCTTTTAGCCAAAAGTGAAAAGGCGCAATAGAAAGCTTTACGCCAACTATCACCAAAAACATCACTCCTGCACAAAGCAAAATAGGATCTGAAATATATTCAGAATGCAATAAATTATCCAAATCTAAAGACTTAGTTTTTAAATACACAAAAGCGCACGCAAACACAAAAAATCCAGCCCCAACCGCAGCCAAAGTAAAATACTTAATGCTAGAACTCACAGCATTATGAGTGCCTCTTAAAGCAATGAGTGTATAAAGTGCTAAAGATGAACCTTCTAATGCCAAGAAAATAACAATTAAATTAGTGCTAGAAACCATTAAAATCAACGATGCAACCATAAATAAAAACAAAGAGAAAAATTCAGGTTTTTGCTCATCTTTATCAATCAGTAAATAAAGCATCGAGAAAGCCAAAATTACAATTTGAGCAAAAATGGCATAATTATCACTAACAAACAACCCAAAGAAAGCATGAGAATCTTTTAGCCCAAAGCCATTACAAACCAGCAAAAAGCACAAAGTACTAAGCAAAGCTATAACACTTGCTCCGATATAAAAATTTCTTGAAAGATTTTTAAACGCTCCTAGCAAAAGCAACACAATAGCCCAAAAAAGCAAAGACAACACAGGAAATAATAATACAAAATTTAATTTGTCTAAACTAAAATCACTCATTAAAAACCTCTTATACTATCTATGATCTTTTGATTTTCTATTGCAATATTTCTTGTTTGCATAATCTCAAGAACAGTATTAACATTAGAAGCAATTTGATCAAGCATTGTACTTGGTGCCACACCTAAGTAAATCACCAAGGCACTCAACACACTTAAAACAAAAATTTCACCTTTTTTTAGTACCAATTTTTCTAATTTTTCCTCACTAGCGTTAAAAAACATATTTCTATAAATATTTAACATGTAAATCGCACCTAAGATAATGACCCCGCCTGCAAACAAAGCGTACCATAAATTCACACTCGCAACACCTTGTAAGATCAAAAACTCTCCAACAAAAGAAATCGTTAAAGGTAGCGAGATAGATGAAAACAGCAATACCGCGAAAAAGAAGCTAAACAAAGGAGTATTTTTAGCCAAATTTTTATAAAAATCCAAATCAAAAGTATGGTATCTTTTATAAAGTATATAAGCTGCTAAAAACAAACCTCCTGTCACAATACCATGAGCAAACATATAAAATACAGAACCACTTACTCCATTATAAGTAAAAGTAATAATCCCTAAAATCACTACACCCAAATGCGAAATAGAACTATAAGCAATTAGCTCTTTTAAATCCTTAGTTCTAAAAGCAATCAAAGCTGCATATAAAATCCCAACTATACATAAAACAGCAAGTAAAGAATAATAATGATTTAAAGTATCAGGCGTTAAAGGCAAAATAAATCTTAAAAAGCCAAAAGGAGCCATTTTAAAACTAACAAGCATCACAGACACTAGCGTTGGACTTTTAGCATAAACTTTAGGTGCCCAAGTATGAAAAGGAAACAAAGGACTTTTGATCGCAAAAGCGATAAAAAATCCTAAAAAAACAAGGTTTTGTGCATTTTCAGGTATAAAAAATTCACTTTTATACCAAGCCAACAAATCAAAACTCCAATAACCAAAATTTTGATAATACAAAAATCCTACATAGATAATAGCCAAAAGCATTAGCATGGAACCACAAAATGCATAAATAAAAAATTTAATCCCTGCTTTATAGTTGTTAGAATATCTTCCTATTAAATAAATAAGAGGAATAAGAGAAAATTCCCAAAACACATAAAATAACAATGCATCTAATGAAGCAAATAACCCTATAATACAAAATTGCAATAAAAATATACTTACAACAACACTTTTATCTTGTATATCCAAACATACAAATGATAAAAAGATCATAATAGAACAAAGTAACATCAAATAAAGCGCTATAGCATCAACACCAATATGAAAATTAACAATTAAAGAATTTAAACTAAATTCATAAGCTATACCACCATGATAATTTAACAACAAAAACACATTTAAAGCTAAAATCAAAAAACTTACTAAAATAGCAAAAGACTTACTGTCTTCTTTTTGCAAAAACAAAGCCACAAAAGCTGAAAAAAATGGAAATAACATTAACAAACTAAGCATTTTACACCGCCAAAGCCAAACAAAATAAACACACAAAAGCTAAAATCGAAATTCTCAACACCAAAGAATAATCCTTACCCACGCTAAGAAATCTAGCAAAACTTCTAAGGAAAAACGCTATGCTATTAACCAAGGTGTCCAAAATTTCCTTATCGCTTTTTCTTAGAAATTCGCAAAACAATGCATATTTATCCACAACAAATTGATGATAAAATTTTGGTATATAATATTCATTCGACAAAAGCTTATATATACTTGTTTTAGAAAGTGAAGGTTTAAACCAATCCTTCCAATAAGCTATGATAGCTAAAAGCACACCTAGTATAGCCGCAGCACTTGCAAGCACCATAACCAATGGATTTTGCCCATCAATAAAA of Campylobacter sp. 2014D-0216 contains these proteins:
- a CDS encoding 6-pyruvoyl trahydropterin synthase family protein: MIIRKMFEFENAHIVRFCSSKRCKTSIHGHSYKVEILLESQYLDNAGMVYDFGLLKDEIKQIIDSFDHAITLYQDDDKAYLEDMKKHSQRWVSLPVNVSAENFVRVFFVLIDTLLLKTKMMNGEQGVSLKSIIVHETRTGYAQGFREDAYSEFLPKINLADIEFSQAICNEWKDKDFFKKLQDANFIFVNQKEV
- a CDS encoding 7-carboxy-7-deazaguanine synthase QueE, with product MKVVETFLSLQGEGKYSGNLAVFVRFAGCNFNCIGFGVKKEQNSKILLGCDTIRAVFTQEFKACYQSYKAKELFDEVVKLANSHQAIVVITGGEPLLNYQKPEFLCFVNLLLENDFKVHFETNASIEIDFEKYPLYKKCYFALGVKLSNSGVKKEKRINEKALKAFKKYPRDSFYKFVLDRDFLEENKALEEIKEILQICKNEVFCMPMGANGLEISKNALSVAEFCIKNGYNYSDRMHIRIWGDKEGV
- the moaA gene encoding GTP 3',8-cyclase MoaA — its product is MLVDSYGRVIDYLRISVTQRCNFRCLYCMPKTPFEWSAKENLLSFEELFMFVKVCIDEGVKKIRITGGEPLVRKDLHKFIAMISEYKHDLDLALTTNASLLKQQAKDLRQAGLKRINISLDTLKEEVAFKLAQKNILKDVLNGIDEALNLGFNVKFNTVALKGINDGEFIDLLEFAKARKSQIRFIEFMENYHAYGDLKGLKSADILNIIAQKYSFKEGQKTPNAPATIYELEDGYRFGIIDPHSHDFCDSCNRIRLSAEGLLIPCLYYDEALSIKKAIRNKDIAGACEVLKTVIKNKSEKNRWAENENNQSSTRAFYQTGG
- the mqnP gene encoding menaquinone biosynthesis prenyltransferase MqnP, translating into MPLLKEKLKDILDLIVFKHSIFALPFLFTSMIVASVIAKNSTWFGLQALFLGVICAVSARNFAMAINRLMDEDIDRNNPRCANRPNIDGRIGKTSILLFIILNAIVFVLASYFINKLAFALSLPVLFILAIYSAFKRFSSLAHLILGFCLGLAPIAGSIVVLGKIEIYSVILCLGVTFWTAGFDLLYALQDMEYDKKTGLHSIPAKFGLEATLFISAFCHVLAVLFWLLFVWVAPTGNIAFLGVIISAVILFFEHRIVRKNFAKIDKAFFTLNGYLSIVFFIFIWVDLLWR
- the miaA gene encoding tRNA (adenosine(37)-N6)-dimethylallyltransferase MiaA, producing the protein MFFEFALIGTTASGKTELANKLAYEFNACVLSLDSLCVYKQINIASAKTDQKTLNELDYFGINLLDVDMHFNIALFYKEYEKAKKFAQDNQRILIITGGTSFYLKALMDGLSENFKESQSTLSNQAIYELMVQIDPNAKIEKNDTYRLKKWLGIYEQTQKIPSEVLKETRKKAPIDKIDIFEISWHKDLLEKRIAKRTQNMLDEGLIDEAKMLFDHYDHDLKPLNSIGLKECKDFLDQKITQKELLELIIIHTRQLAKRQRTFNKKFTKEILDYEKAYIGLKNYILAKTHG
- a CDS encoding tetratricopeptide repeat protein; translated protein: MIRFLFLFLLSISYVFSFEIIVNQGEEHNRPFTLLHLKDNKEFTCKSVFEFEKIHFECNVLGVSSMQFQNKEFDDFSIFFEKHQTFLTIKIYPKILSKMFSYSQDIFNAKEIESQNGDQSKHFVFIFTKDLRYFKPSDGLNFDIYFDNALMPYIGALDLNSNPMETSKSADFNTYFNIKQEYEAKKYDQVLRDATNAIKRYQGSVFMNEFELYKLRVQNKLFTYELDKDQQVLEQMLEDAKKWLRTYINDKDYTEVMYIMMRIYMGLSQRSNVEYIIDTLNTEHKGDKYTIMALLDYADYLYHLGKKNTANNIYQDVYYSTPDADLASRAALFLARNYLETQNVKEAKELVSKILDSNPEFFMSDLGNSLLVARAFSNNRAYDISSKIYEYIFTHLSKVENEYERVLKDLALSLLNANEHTKAQKYLDLYAEEFPLGEFLSLIKEAQDKNFLYLKDTNASFLHQRYEEIMQKYAGEIASKALFDNVELYFQEKNYEKVVAYQKDIEKYSNKEIKKLLEQAAILVLDQKLKNDECLDAVKIYEDFKAYNVGSKIQNKKRMLECFKRTTRMEEAKKYIIENENDDIIFYKLQSADLALKDKNYQNAIKMINDILNTRTIISDNEKFEANYIKFFAELKLQDYNAMIRTLQKLEQFPMNYRMVELYYEFLRYCERNNFITSILTYAPKAIDYQNLIGVNLFSPDLEFIYIKALRQSNQAQKALTLFKDLLANPLKDDERARAFYMQSNVYEDLNQTNQQRQSLQKCLDINATSNWQNLCKDKMGVLNTQP
- a CDS encoding NADH-quinone oxidoreductase subunit N translates to MSDFSLDKLNFVLLFPVLSLLFWAIVLLLLGAFKNLSRNFYIGASVIALLSTLCFLLVCNGFGLKDSHAFFGLFVSDNYAIFAQIVILAFSMLYLLIDKDEQKPEFFSLFLFMVASLILMVSSTNLIVIFLALEGSSLALYTLIALRGTHNAVSSSIKYFTLAAVGAGFFVFACAFVYLKTKSLDLDNLLHSEYISDPILLCAGVMFLVIVGVKLSIAPFHFWLKDVYCGVHTNFIAFISIVPKIAMIIVVLRIFSALGGGVKFEYIVALLAIFSMLAVSIVALIQKDAKKMLAYSSITHSSFILAVIVSSMSVSSQGDGTSYLLSIFALFVYWISFAFANYGIFLILSLFQKSSFESFSGLFDQRPVLSVVLAIFILCIAGIPPFGIFWGKILILASILNSGYYVLVFAIALSSMIMLYAYLKILIYIFFKKGQEIEAGNLDVKQKVILSLCLVGSLSCVFLLL
- a CDS encoding complex I subunit 4 family protein, encoding MLSLLMLFPFFSAFVALFLQKEDSKSFAILVSFLILALNVFLLLNYHGGIAYEFSLNSLIVNFHIGVDAIALYLMLLCSIMIFLSFVCLDIQDKSVVVSIFLLQFCIIGLFASLDALLFYVFWEFSLIPLIYLIGRYSNNYKAGIKFFIYAFCGSMLMLLAIIYVGFLYYQNFGYWSFDLLAWYKSEFFIPENAQNLVFLGFFIAFAIKSPLFPFHTWAPKVYAKSPTLVSVMLVSFKMAPFGFLRFILPLTPDTLNHYYSLLAVLCIVGILYAALIAFRTKDLKELIAYSSISHLGVVILGIITFTYNGVSGSVFYMFAHGIVTGGLFLAAYILYKRYHTFDLDFYKNLAKNTPLFSFFFAVLLFSSISLPLTISFVGEFLILQGVASVNLWYALFAGGVIILGAIYMLNIYRNMFFNASEEKLEKLVLKKGEIFVLSVLSALVIYLGVAPSTMLDQIASNVNTVLEIMQTRNIAIENQKIIDSIRGF